A stretch of Desulfobacter hydrogenophilus DNA encodes these proteins:
- a CDS encoding multiheme c-type cytochrome → MYKKQRIRVAPICCGLACLCVLLVLAVPVGASSKENTFKLDQFIDPETCGACHDEILAQWEGSMHHLSHKDPVYIRVANFFRQGLTDAGQIEEAESCVKCHTPVGVVTGFPTKLSDDLSQTPDIPAQGIQCDYCHVAVDVSRMYNNGLVLSPGQGEDDPGIKYGPFDDAEPDFHDAAFSKLHTDSQICGTCHDVKHAAFGTDLETTYTEWKNSPYNSPDPEKHVPCQGCHMYQRPGVPATGSTPRPENPGSAAADAKLRPHIFTHNFVGANSGVPEMFTAKDKSVMAVERLKHAADIFLVMTDDHTARVVVTNTGAGHSLPTGVGDLRQVWIEVTLTDSDGKAIFQTGVPGKNNELPENTVMFKTIFGDGLGNPVINMAKAKEILSDTRIPVGKSAAHLFNLKASPQKGYTLTARLLYRSMPQKILNQLSGPVLGPLPVVEMAAVQKMF, encoded by the coding sequence ATGTACAAAAAACAAAGAATCCGGGTTGCCCCCATCTGCTGCGGGCTTGCTTGCCTGTGTGTTTTACTGGTGTTGGCTGTACCCGTTGGTGCCTCTTCCAAGGAGAATACATTTAAACTGGATCAATTCATTGATCCCGAAACCTGTGGGGCCTGCCACGATGAGATTCTGGCCCAGTGGGAGGGTTCCATGCACCACCTTTCCCATAAAGACCCTGTTTATATCCGGGTGGCAAACTTTTTTCGTCAGGGACTGACTGATGCCGGTCAGATTGAGGAGGCCGAGTCCTGCGTAAAGTGCCATACCCCTGTGGGGGTGGTTACCGGTTTTCCGACAAAACTGTCCGATGATTTATCCCAGACCCCGGATATTCCTGCCCAGGGCATCCAGTGCGACTATTGCCACGTGGCTGTAGACGTCAGCCGGATGTATAATAACGGATTGGTTTTATCCCCGGGGCAGGGAGAGGATGATCCCGGTATCAAGTATGGTCCCTTTGATGATGCTGAACCTGATTTCCATGATGCCGCTTTCTCAAAACTGCATACGGATTCACAAATTTGCGGTACCTGCCACGATGTCAAGCATGCGGCCTTTGGCACCGACCTTGAAACTACATATACGGAATGGAAAAACAGTCCGTATAACAGCCCTGATCCTGAAAAACATGTTCCCTGCCAGGGCTGCCACATGTACCAGCGGCCCGGAGTGCCGGCCACAGGATCGACGCCTCGGCCTGAAAATCCGGGTAGTGCTGCGGCTGATGCCAAGCTGCGGCCTCATATCTTTACCCACAATTTTGTGGGCGCCAACTCAGGCGTGCCGGAAATGTTTACAGCCAAAGATAAATCCGTCATGGCTGTGGAACGTCTGAAACATGCGGCAGATATTTTCCTGGTCATGACAGATGATCACACCGCCCGGGTCGTTGTAACCAATACCGGTGCCGGTCACAGTCTGCCCACAGGGGTAGGGGATCTGCGTCAGGTATGGATTGAAGTCACCTTAACGGATAGTGACGGGAAAGCCATTTTCCAGACCGGTGTTCCCGGAAAGAACAATGAACTGCCGGAAAACACCGTGATGTTTAAAACCATCTTTGGGGACGGTCTTGGTAACCCGGTCATTAACATGGCCAAAGCAAAGGAAATTTTATCCGACACCCGGATCCCTGTGGGGAAAAGTGCGGCTCATTTATTTAATTTGAAGGCCTCACCCCAAAAGGGATACACACTGACCGCGCGGTTGCTGTACCGGTCCATGCCCCAGAAAATTCTTAATCAGCTGTCCGGCCCGGTTCTCGGGCCTTTGCCTGTGGTGGAAATGGCTGCGGTACAGAAAATGTTTTAA
- a CDS encoding DUF342 domain-containing protein has translation MLEKLAIQKKFITKTQCAQAIEACRDADNLDLALKNYFEKENILTDKQMKALLASYAALKTIQKNQVFGNCAVDLGIVSKEQFHAEMTRQTNKLAKRKQPELLCKIWIQTQILNQEQYQQIRQQLQREQAPQGTARPSKSAATPEPQQTDYAMDKELDCGVMLKVDASGMAAFIRKTDKFKDTVAAAKIIEQLEDNGIVYGLVESSAVEKFINSSGFKTKPFRVAQGTDTVPGKDARIEYFFETDHLKAGDIDEDGNIDFKDRGPIPWVKKGSLLAKKFPMTEAGEGKNIFDQVLSVPAAADMALKYGTGVVRSSDGLELYAEISGTPTLDRSNKIQVSHAFTAPNDVNFETGHIDYDGDIVIKGTLKAGFKAVGHVVRVGTVDGGKIRASGDVTVLNGMIGGSVYARGNVSIKFVQNSTIYCLGNLTVDKEIMDSRIITSGAVIIKRGEIISSDITCNKGLFTQHLGTEKSVPNTVTFGVDTFTARELKNIQDRIEHTMDEQERINEKLDSLSEDILRDTTNTLGLVHEIDRARHENFLLSKNPGDPTTRGLKSQIQVNNHLLMRLDRELNQLLDRIEKGKSQRRKFQAEWSRLESTLEKLKSEQNNFTQWQQRNPGVAQAVVSGQVIPGTMINGPDVSMEIIEVRNNVKILQTLIATEEDTALGIDIVDNTK, from the coding sequence ATGCTAGAAAAACTAGCCATACAAAAAAAATTCATTACAAAAACTCAGTGCGCACAAGCGATAGAAGCATGTCGTGACGCAGACAACCTTGATCTTGCGTTAAAAAACTATTTTGAAAAAGAAAATATTCTTACCGACAAACAGATGAAAGCGCTTCTGGCCAGTTATGCTGCGTTAAAAACCATCCAGAAGAATCAGGTATTCGGAAATTGTGCCGTTGACCTAGGTATTGTCAGCAAAGAACAATTCCATGCGGAGATGACCCGGCAGACAAACAAACTTGCGAAAAGGAAACAACCAGAGCTTCTCTGTAAAATATGGATACAAACCCAGATACTTAACCAGGAACAGTACCAGCAGATCAGGCAGCAGCTTCAAAGAGAACAGGCCCCCCAGGGGACGGCCCGGCCATCCAAGTCTGCGGCAACGCCTGAGCCTCAACAGACAGATTACGCCATGGACAAAGAACTTGACTGCGGCGTAATGCTGAAAGTGGATGCCTCCGGTATGGCGGCATTTATAAGAAAAACAGATAAGTTTAAAGACACGGTGGCTGCCGCAAAAATCATTGAACAACTGGAGGATAACGGCATCGTTTACGGTCTGGTTGAATCCTCTGCAGTGGAGAAATTCATAAATTCCTCTGGATTCAAAACCAAGCCGTTCCGGGTGGCGCAGGGAACGGATACGGTACCGGGCAAGGATGCCAGGATCGAATATTTTTTTGAAACAGACCATCTCAAGGCCGGGGATATTGACGAAGATGGCAACATTGATTTCAAAGACAGAGGCCCCATTCCCTGGGTGAAAAAAGGAAGTCTGCTGGCAAAAAAATTTCCCATGACTGAAGCCGGTGAGGGGAAAAATATCTTTGACCAGGTTCTTTCCGTTCCTGCCGCGGCAGACATGGCCCTGAAATACGGCACAGGGGTTGTCCGCTCTTCCGACGGCCTTGAACTCTATGCCGAAATCAGCGGCACACCGACTCTTGACCGATCTAACAAAATTCAGGTAAGCCATGCCTTTACTGCGCCCAATGATGTCAATTTCGAAACCGGGCACATTGACTATGACGGAGATATCGTCATCAAAGGTACACTCAAGGCCGGATTTAAAGCCGTGGGACATGTGGTCCGTGTCGGCACGGTGGACGGCGGAAAAATCCGGGCCTCAGGAGATGTCACAGTTCTCAACGGGATGATCGGCGGCAGTGTATATGCCCGGGGCAATGTCAGCATAAAATTTGTGCAGAACTCCACTATTTACTGCCTGGGCAACCTCACCGTGGACAAAGAAATTATGGATAGCCGGATCATCACCTCCGGTGCGGTAATCATCAAAAGAGGAGAAATCATCTCTTCGGACATCACCTGCAACAAAGGGCTTTTTACCCAGCACCTGGGTACCGAGAAATCCGTGCCCAACACCGTTACGTTTGGTGTTGACACCTTCACTGCCCGGGAACTGAAAAATATCCAGGACCGGATTGAACACACGATGGACGAGCAGGAACGCATCAATGAAAAGCTGGATTCCCTGTCCGAAGACATTTTGCGTGACACAACAAATACGTTGGGACTGGTTCACGAAATCGACAGGGCAAGACACGAAAACTTTTTGCTGTCAAAAAACCCAGGAGATCCCACCACACGTGGACTCAAATCCCAAATACAGGTGAACAACCATTTGCTGATGCGGTTGGACAGAGAGCTGAACCAACTGCTTGACCGTATTGAAAAGGGAAAAAGTCAGAGAAGAAAATTCCAGGCTGAATGGAGCCGGCTGGAAAGTACCCTTGAAAAATTGAAAAGCGAACAAAACAATTTCACCCAGTGGCAGCAACGCAATCCGGGGGTCGCCCAGGCGGTTGTCTCAGGCCAGGTCATTCCGGGAACCATGATAAACGGCCCGGATGTATCCATGGAAATAATTGAGGTCAGAAATAATGTAAAAATTCTTCAAACCCTTATCGCCACAGAGGAAGACACTGCATTGGGAATAGACATCGTTGACAATACTAAATGA
- a CDS encoding fumarate reductase iron-sulfur subunit — MSQEGRILKFEIFRYNPQKKGDEPRMVPYEVTETPGMTLFIALNEIREQQDASLQFDFVCRAGSCGSCGMVINGKPDLACRTLTSKFEDGQITLLPLPGFELIGDLSVNTGKFMQAMSERVESWIHDIGTDDMNFNKLEERMDPDIMDEVYELERCIECGCCVSACATKRMRPNFLSAVGFMRLARFYLDPRDKRTDEEFYEIIGDDDGVFGCMTLLGCEDHCPKNLPLQTQIAFLRRRMVMVK; from the coding sequence ATGAGTCAAGAAGGCAGAATTTTAAAATTTGAGATATTTCGGTATAACCCCCAGAAAAAGGGTGACGAACCGCGCATGGTACCCTACGAGGTCACCGAAACCCCGGGGATGACCCTTTTCATTGCATTAAACGAGATCCGGGAGCAACAGGACGCCTCCTTGCAGTTTGATTTCGTCTGCCGGGCCGGGAGCTGCGGTTCCTGTGGTATGGTGATCAACGGCAAACCTGATTTGGCCTGCCGGACCCTGACCTCAAAATTTGAGGATGGTCAGATTACCCTGCTGCCCCTGCCCGGGTTTGAACTCATTGGTGATCTGTCCGTAAACACGGGTAAATTCATGCAGGCCATGAGCGAGCGGGTGGAATCCTGGATACATGATATTGGAACTGATGATATGAACTTCAACAAGCTGGAAGAGCGCATGGATCCCGATATCATGGATGAGGTATATGAGTTGGAACGCTGCATAGAGTGCGGGTGTTGTGTGTCTGCCTGCGCCACAAAACGTATGCGGCCGAATTTTTTGTCCGCCGTGGGTTTCATGCGACTGGCCCGGTTTTATCTGGATCCCAGGGACAAACGGACGGATGAAGAGTTTTACGAGATCATCGGTGATGATGACGGGGTGTTTGGCTGCATGACCCTTCTGGGGTGCGAGGATCACTGCCCCAAGAATTTGCCTCTTCAGACTCAGATTGCATTCCTGAGACGCAGGATGGTCATGGTTAAATAG
- a CDS encoding fumarate hydratase yields the protein MEFNYEPMFPLKKDATQYRLLTKDHVRVREFEGKDVVMVEPVALTLLANAAFRDVAHLYRAEHLAQVRAVIDDPESSDNDRYVALELLKNAVISAEKVYPMCQDTGTAIIMGKKGQQIWTWSEDERELSKGAFEAYTQTNLRYSQNAPLTMYDEVNTKNNMPAQVEVAAVQGDEYNFLFMAKGGGSANKTALFQMTKAVLNTEEGLIEFMLKEMRHLGTAACPPYHIAFVVGGTSAELNLKAVKLASAKYLDTLPTKGSETGHAFRDIDLEQKVLDRSRDLGLGAQFGGKYFALDLRIVRLPRHGASCPIGIGVSCSADRQIKGKITRDGVFLEQLVENPAEYLPASEPEMAPAVEIDLNRPMDEIRAELTKYPVSTRLSLTGKIIVARDIAHSKFMERLEAGEGLPDYTKNHIIYYAGPAKTPEGEASGSFGPTTAGRMDPYVPIFQKEGGSMVMLAKGNRSQVVTDACKTYGGFYLGSPGGPAARLGKDFIKKVELVEYEELGMEAVWMITVEKFPAFIIVDDKGNDFFEGLV from the coding sequence ATGGAATTTAACTATGAACCCATGTTTCCGTTGAAAAAGGATGCAACGCAATACCGCCTGTTGACCAAGGACCATGTCCGGGTCCGGGAATTTGAGGGTAAGGATGTGGTCATGGTGGAGCCCGTTGCATTGACTCTGCTGGCCAATGCCGCGTTTAGGGATGTGGCCCATCTGTACCGGGCCGAACATCTGGCGCAGGTGCGGGCCGTGATTGATGACCCTGAAAGTTCTGACAATGACCGTTATGTTGCCCTGGAACTCTTGAAAAACGCTGTAATTTCGGCTGAAAAAGTCTATCCCATGTGTCAGGACACCGGTACCGCCATCATTATGGGCAAAAAAGGTCAGCAGATCTGGACCTGGTCCGAGGATGAGCGCGAATTGTCCAAAGGCGCCTTTGAAGCCTATACACAAACCAATTTGCGGTATTCCCAGAATGCGCCGCTTACCATGTACGACGAAGTGAATACCAAAAACAATATGCCTGCCCAGGTGGAAGTCGCTGCGGTCCAGGGCGATGAGTACAACTTCCTGTTCATGGCAAAAGGCGGCGGTTCTGCCAATAAAACAGCCCTGTTCCAAATGACCAAGGCCGTACTCAATACCGAAGAGGGCCTGATTGAATTCATGCTCAAGGAAATGAGACACTTAGGCACAGCAGCCTGTCCCCCCTATCACATCGCATTTGTCGTTGGCGGCACCTCTGCGGAACTTAATCTCAAGGCGGTAAAACTGGCATCGGCCAAATATCTGGATACTCTGCCCACCAAGGGCAGCGAAACCGGCCATGCGTTCAGGGACATTGACCTTGAGCAAAAAGTTCTGGATCGGTCCAGGGATTTAGGTCTTGGGGCACAGTTCGGTGGCAAATACTTTGCCCTGGATCTCCGGATCGTAAGGCTTCCCCGCCACGGCGCATCCTGTCCCATCGGCATTGGCGTTTCCTGCTCTGCCGACCGTCAGATCAAGGGTAAAATCACCCGGGACGGCGTGTTCCTGGAACAACTGGTTGAAAATCCGGCGGAATATCTGCCAGCCAGCGAACCTGAAATGGCACCCGCTGTTGAGATTGACCTGAACCGTCCCATGGATGAAATTCGCGCTGAACTGACCAAGTATCCAGTATCCACCCGCCTGTCTTTGACCGGTAAAATCATTGTGGCCAGAGACATTGCCCATTCCAAGTTCATGGAACGCCTTGAAGCGGGCGAAGGACTACCCGATTACACTAAAAATCACATCATCTACTATGCAGGGCCTGCAAAAACGCCCGAAGGCGAAGCCTCAGGATCATTCGGGCCCACCACCGCCGGGCGTATGGATCCCTATGTACCTATTTTTCAGAAAGAAGGGGGTTCCATGGTCATGCTGGCCAAGGGCAACCGCTCCCAGGTCGTTACTGATGCCTGCAAGACCTACGGTGGTTTTTATTTAGGTTCCCCTGGCGGTCCGGCCGCACGTCTGGGCAAAGACTTTATTAAAAAAGTCGAGCTGGTTGAATATGAAGAGCTGGGCATGGAAGCTGTGTGGATGATCACGGTGGAAAAATTCCCTGCGTTTATCATTGTTGATGATAAAGGCAATGACTTTTTTGAAGGCCTGGTATAA
- a CDS encoding manganese efflux pump MntP family protein yields the protein MHLFDIVIISIGLAMDASAVSMAAAACGYAQDRRAVFRLAFHFGLFQFMMPVIGWVLGTGFVSYVRAVDHWIAFGLLAFVGGRMVREGIADTEECLHRDPSKGMTMVMLSFATSIDALAIGLGLAVMDVNIWYPSALIGIITCAMSVAAIVIGKRVGAAFGSRMEIVGGIILIGLGLKILLPALFLGA from the coding sequence ATGCATTTGTTCGATATTGTTATTATCTCCATCGGACTGGCCATGGATGCCTCGGCCGTGTCCATGGCTGCCGCAGCCTGTGGGTATGCTCAAGACCGGCGGGCCGTATTCCGCCTGGCCTTTCACTTTGGCCTGTTTCAGTTCATGATGCCGGTGATCGGGTGGGTTCTGGGGACCGGATTTGTTTCATATGTCCGGGCTGTGGACCACTGGATTGCCTTTGGTCTTCTGGCCTTTGTGGGTGGGCGTATGGTCCGGGAGGGTATAGCTGATACCGAAGAATGCCTTCACAGGGATCCCTCCAAAGGCATGACCATGGTCATGCTTAGTTTTGCCACCAGCATTGATGCCTTGGCCATCGGACTGGGGCTGGCCGTGATGGATGTTAATATCTGGTACCCTTCGGCGCTTATTGGTATTATTACCTGCGCCATGTCCGTGGCCGCTATCGTCATTGGGAAGCGGGTGGGCGCGGCGTTCGGCAGCCGGATGGAAATTGTGGGTGGCATTATATTAATTGGCCTTGGCTTAAAAATCCTGCTTCCCGCACTTTTTTTAGGGGCCTGA
- a CDS encoding fumarate reductase cytochrome b subunit, translating into MRSYAIESIKKKSRLPARLDFLQSFTGLVLGLFVCVHIVLNASIIPGPRAFNWVSQNMALSFLSNTGQGYPIAVFFAVFVVSTVFIVHALLGIRKFPISWKQHRIMKDQMAMMKHQDTNLWYIQALTGFLMLFVGSVHLYTMLTHPGSIDAYLCANRVVSHNTWFVYLVLLVCVVFHGNIGLYRLCMKWGWFQGIDYQKGRANRAKLKNLRNKLIIVFLSAGLLALTVFMINGLRHKDGELDQSSIAAQTYEAEPAAVNTFHAEPPDTEPLHEQVVPPIEETVSHDSVPAVHEFELAYEENAVEGDVQHIIEGSHGPQGTL; encoded by the coding sequence TTGAGAAGCTACGCCATTGAATCAATCAAGAAAAAGAGCAGGCTTCCGGCCCGGCTGGATTTTCTCCAGAGCTTTACCGGTCTTGTTCTGGGGCTGTTCGTGTGTGTGCATATCGTTTTGAACGCCAGCATCATTCCTGGGCCGCGAGCTTTTAACTGGGTCTCCCAAAACATGGCTCTTTCATTCTTGTCCAACACCGGACAGGGCTATCCCATTGCCGTCTTTTTCGCCGTATTTGTTGTATCTACCGTGTTTATCGTCCATGCTTTATTAGGTATCAGAAAATTTCCCATTTCCTGGAAACAACACCGTATCATGAAAGACCAGATGGCCATGATGAAGCATCAGGATACCAATCTATGGTATATTCAGGCCTTGACCGGTTTTCTTATGCTTTTTGTCGGTTCTGTTCATCTTTACACCATGCTTACCCATCCAGGTTCCATTGATGCCTACCTGTGCGCCAACAGGGTGGTGTCCCACAATACGTGGTTTGTCTACCTGGTTTTGCTAGTGTGTGTGGTGTTTCACGGCAACATTGGCCTTTATAGGCTGTGCATGAAATGGGGTTGGTTCCAGGGGATTGATTATCAAAAGGGCAGAGCGAATCGGGCGAAACTGAAAAATTTGCGAAACAAGCTGATCATTGTTTTTTTGTCTGCGGGGCTCCTCGCTCTTACCGTCTTTATGATTAATGGCCTGCGTCACAAAGATGGTGAACTCGATCAGTCCTCCATCGCCGCCCAGACCTATGAGGCTGAGCCTGCAGCAGTGAATACGTTTCATGCAGAACCGCCTGACACTGAACCACTGCATGAACAAGTCGTACCCCCTATCGAAGAAACCGTGAGCCATGACAGCGTGCCTGCCGTTCATGAATTTGAACTCGCCTATGAAGAAAACGCCGTCGAAGGGGACGTCCAGCACATTATAGAAGGCAGTCATGGTCCACAAGGAACACTCTAA
- a CDS encoding dihydrofolate reductase family protein — MDVILLMASTVDGKIAKDSSQIVDWAGKADKKYYVEVTKKAGVMIMGSKTYDTIGKPLPGRLNVVMTRDKSRQSDQDNLIFTDQPPAKILEDLELKGYTSVALVGGAAINTLFIRDNLITQIHLTLVPRLFGSGLSLFAPPLDLDRDLLLESTKDLGDGHILLIYHVVTHEKQ; from the coding sequence ATGGACGTCATTTTGCTGATGGCCTCAACCGTGGACGGTAAGATTGCAAAGGATTCCAGCCAGATTGTGGACTGGGCCGGCAAAGCCGATAAAAAATATTATGTGGAAGTGACCAAAAAGGCAGGTGTCATGATCATGGGATCAAAAACCTATGACACCATTGGTAAACCCTTGCCGGGTCGCCTTAATGTCGTTATGACCCGGGATAAATCCAGGCAAAGTGATCAGGATAACCTGATATTTACGGATCAGCCCCCGGCTAAGATTCTTGAAGACCTTGAGCTTAAGGGGTACACCAGCGTTGCTTTAGTTGGCGGAGCTGCCATCAACACGTTATTTATCCGGGATAATCTGATCACCCAGATACACCTGACCTTGGTGCCCCGGTTGTTCGGCTCAGGGCTGTCCTTATTTGCCCCTCCGCTGGATCTTGATCGTGACTTGTTGTTGGAGTCCACTAAAGATCTCGGAGACGGGCACATTCTGCTCATTTATCATGTGGTAACCCATGAAAAACAGTAA
- a CDS encoding fumarate reductase flavoprotein subunit: MNIIYTDSLIIGGGLAGLRVAIASKQRGYDSIILSLVPARRSQSAAAQGGMQASLGACIKGEGDDEDVHFADTVKGADWGCDQDVARMFVNTAPKAIRQLSAWGVPWSRIRGGDQEVIINGNKETITEKQEAHGLISARNFGGTQKWRTCFTADGTGHTMLYTMGNKAIQMEIPVHDRKEAIALIHEDGVCYGAVVRDLITGELIAYIAKATTIATGGYGRLYAVSSNAVICEGIGCAIALETGIATLGNMEAVQFHPTGIVPVGILAGEGCRGDGGLLLDRNMYRFMLDYEPDKKELASRDVVSRRMIEHMRKGKGVQSPYGEHLWLNITLLGRKHIEKNLREFKEICEYFLGIDPVSEYIPVRPTQHYSMGGIRTKATGESPTLKGLFSAGEAACWDLHGFNRLGGNSVAETVVAGMIIGEFVADYCGANSLNISTATIEHFVSREEEKIGGLLTREYGENPFQLKAQMQKIMMDKVGVFRNASDLEQAVDALKSLNQRAKNIALRNKISSASPELVEAIRVPKMIKLAQCVAYGALLRTESRGAHAREDFPERNDRDWLKRTLTSWKDDEADLPDVTYEALDVMKMELPPGARGYGVDKTIHHPDTEKREAQIKEIKKANKKADRFEMQALLNPTPIPEKFKGKNERIGRGYK; this comes from the coding sequence ATGAATATCATATATACGGATTCTCTCATTATTGGTGGCGGTCTGGCAGGGCTTCGCGTCGCCATTGCATCCAAGCAACGGGGCTATGATTCCATTATTCTGTCTCTAGTGCCGGCCAGACGGTCTCAATCTGCAGCGGCCCAGGGCGGCATGCAGGCAAGCCTTGGTGCCTGCATCAAAGGCGAGGGGGATGATGAAGATGTTCACTTTGCAGATACGGTTAAAGGTGCTGACTGGGGGTGTGACCAGGATGTCGCCAGAATGTTTGTTAATACGGCGCCTAAGGCCATCCGCCAGCTCTCTGCCTGGGGCGTTCCCTGGTCCAGGATTCGGGGTGGTGATCAGGAAGTCATTATTAATGGCAACAAGGAGACCATCACTGAGAAGCAGGAGGCCCACGGCCTGATTTCGGCCCGGAATTTCGGCGGTACTCAAAAATGGCGCACCTGTTTTACCGCCGATGGTACCGGTCACACCATGCTCTATACCATGGGCAACAAGGCCATTCAGATGGAGATCCCTGTCCATGACAGAAAAGAGGCTATTGCCTTGATTCACGAGGACGGCGTCTGCTATGGTGCCGTGGTCCGGGATCTGATCACCGGCGAACTTATCGCATATATTGCCAAAGCCACCACCATTGCCACGGGAGGATACGGTAGACTTTATGCCGTTTCCAGCAATGCCGTGATCTGTGAAGGCATTGGCTGTGCCATCGCCCTGGAAACCGGCATTGCCACCCTGGGGAATATGGAAGCCGTTCAGTTTCATCCCACCGGTATTGTGCCTGTGGGTATTCTGGCCGGCGAAGGGTGCCGGGGGGATGGCGGCCTGCTTCTGGATAGGAATATGTACCGCTTCATGCTCGACTACGAGCCCGATAAAAAAGAGCTGGCCTCCCGCGACGTTGTGTCCCGGCGTATGATTGAGCATATGCGAAAGGGTAAAGGGGTCCAGTCCCCTTACGGAGAGCATCTCTGGCTGAACATCACCCTTTTGGGCCGCAAGCATATTGAAAAGAATCTGCGCGAGTTCAAAGAGATTTGCGAATACTTTCTGGGCATTGATCCGGTTTCGGAATACATCCCTGTAAGACCCACCCAGCATTATTCCATGGGCGGGATCAGAACCAAGGCTACAGGCGAAAGCCCCACCCTTAAGGGACTTTTTTCGGCCGGTGAAGCCGCATGCTGGGACCTGCACGGATTTAACCGCCTGGGTGGTAACTCTGTTGCTGAAACCGTTGTGGCCGGCATGATCATTGGTGAATTTGTGGCGGACTATTGTGGTGCCAACAGCTTGAATATCTCCACCGCCACCATTGAACACTTTGTGAGCCGTGAAGAAGAAAAGATTGGCGGCCTGCTTACCCGGGAGTATGGGGAAAATCCCTTCCAGCTGAAAGCACAGATGCAGAAGATTATGATGGATAAAGTGGGCGTCTTTCGCAACGCATCGGATTTGGAACAGGCTGTGGACGCGCTTAAATCGCTTAATCAGCGGGCAAAAAATATAGCTTTGCGGAACAAGATCTCGTCGGCCAGCCCCGAGCTGGTGGAAGCCATTCGGGTACCCAAGATGATCAAATTAGCCCAGTGTGTAGCTTATGGTGCCTTGCTGAGAACCGAAAGCCGCGGGGCCCATGCCCGGGAAGATTTCCCGGAGAGAAACGACCGCGATTGGCTCAAGCGCACCCTGACGTCCTGGAAGGACGACGAGGCAGACTTGCCGGATGTCACCTATGAAGCGCTGGATGTCATGAAGATGGAACTGCCGCCGGGCGCCAGGGGATATGGTGTGGACAAGACCATTCACCATCCGGATACGGAAAAACGCGAGGCACAGATCAAAGAGATCAAAAAGGCCAATAAAAAAGCAGACCGCTTCGAGATGCAGGCGCTGCTTAATCCCACTCCCATCCCGGAAAAATTCAAAGGTAAAAACGAGCGTATCGGCAGGGGGTATAAATAA